A single Methylobacterium sp. 17Sr1-1 DNA region contains:
- a CDS encoding DUF3772 domain-containing protein, whose product MPLPGLLRGLLIALALLLGLVLPASAQTDDTRRTELTTGIAAARAEAERLQGDFKGLLGLRDRAEALIAVAKALRREAEAGRSRLQAQLAEIGRAAVPEAAAAEKRQVEAELAQVEARLRQDGQSLRTAEDLLARATEARRALFARRLLAPSPSPLTPAFWGELLDRALPQVGERLADLRARAAETGLDDEEMLGAALVLVLGLILYGIARSAGRRLARRWRRVCERAGIGPRRAAAVHAMIDLVVTVAPVPVALGLLILLNEDMDLSPGSVDSLAVRLLAAIAGAILGTGILRALAAPHDPALRLLAVGDPAARTIHRTGTAMLLIYAGYLVLAEFAVMARFRPAIGEAATILAVLACCALLAGALARLAHAEPPNAEPPDGAALAAMPAAAPVGFLGALGPLVWAVTAAAVACVLLGLTALGDFLVGRLLVTGVLVALGWIVLICVDALSVAPEDVARSARLSRLCRTVSLRPGTLALASIALSGLLHALVVGAMAFVVIGPWSLAHGELNPFQDAFLGTTVADLRGWLGAAGLALLAFGAGLLATRLATGWLDRRFLPHTRLDAGARYSVITVVGSGGLALTLVMALGQLGVNPQSLTVIAGALSVGIGFGLQSIVSNFVSGLIVLAERPIRVGDLVTVKGEEGRVKRISVRSTLIATGDRTDLVVPNTDLITSIVRNKTLTDDTQRLRVPLILDKETDVEVLHEILLKVAERHPNVAAHPAPSALLMRIGEHGLEVEVRCFLVDLAASDATRSELNTIWLTLFRRAGIKLGGPPAA is encoded by the coding sequence ATGCCTCTTCCCGGTCTTCTCCGCGGCCTCCTGATCGCGCTGGCACTCCTGCTCGGGCTGGTCCTCCCGGCGTCGGCCCAGACCGACGACACCCGCCGCACCGAACTCACCACCGGGATCGCGGCGGCCCGGGCGGAGGCCGAGCGGCTGCAGGGCGACTTCAAGGGCCTGCTCGGCCTGCGCGACCGGGCCGAGGCCCTGATCGCCGTGGCCAAGGCCTTGCGGCGGGAGGCGGAGGCGGGTCGCAGCCGGCTCCAGGCGCAGCTCGCCGAGATCGGGCGCGCCGCGGTGCCGGAGGCCGCCGCCGCCGAGAAGCGGCAGGTCGAGGCCGAGCTGGCGCAGGTCGAGGCGCGGCTGCGGCAGGACGGTCAGAGCCTGCGGACCGCCGAAGACCTCCTGGCCCGCGCGACCGAGGCGCGGCGCGCGCTGTTCGCCCGGCGCCTGCTCGCCCCGAGCCCGAGCCCGCTCACCCCGGCCTTCTGGGGTGAGCTCCTCGACCGGGCCCTGCCACAGGTCGGCGAGCGGCTGGCGGACCTGCGGGCGCGGGCGGCGGAGACCGGCCTGGACGACGAGGAGATGCTCGGCGCGGCCTTGGTGCTGGTCCTCGGGCTGATCCTCTACGGGATCGCCCGCTCGGCGGGTCGGCGCCTGGCGCGGCGCTGGCGGCGCGTCTGCGAGCGGGCGGGCATCGGTCCGCGCCGGGCGGCGGCGGTCCACGCCATGATCGACCTCGTCGTCACGGTGGCCCCGGTGCCGGTGGCCCTCGGCCTCCTGATCCTGCTCAACGAGGACATGGACCTGTCGCCCGGCAGCGTCGATTCCCTCGCGGTGCGGCTGCTCGCGGCCATCGCCGGCGCGATCCTCGGCACCGGCATCCTGCGGGCGCTGGCGGCGCCGCACGATCCCGCCCTGCGGCTCCTGGCGGTCGGCGACCCGGCGGCCCGGACCATCCATCGCACCGGCACCGCGATGCTGCTGATCTACGCAGGATACCTCGTCCTCGCCGAGTTCGCCGTCATGGCGCGGTTCCGGCCGGCGATCGGCGAGGCCGCCACGATCCTCGCGGTGCTCGCCTGCTGCGCCCTCCTCGCCGGCGCCCTGGCGCGGCTCGCCCATGCCGAGCCTCCAAACGCGGAGCCCCCGGACGGGGCCGCGCTGGCGGCGATGCCGGCGGCCGCACCAGTCGGCTTCCTCGGGGCGCTAGGGCCCCTCGTCTGGGCGGTGACGGCGGCCGCCGTCGCCTGCGTGCTCCTCGGCCTCACGGCGCTCGGCGACTTCCTGGTCGGGCGCCTCCTCGTCACCGGGGTGCTGGTGGCCTTGGGCTGGATCGTGCTGATCTGCGTCGACGCGCTCTCGGTGGCGCCTGAGGACGTCGCCCGCTCGGCGCGGCTGTCGCGGCTGTGCCGCACCGTCTCGCTCCGGCCCGGAACGCTGGCGCTCGCCTCGATCGCGCTCTCGGGCCTGCTGCACGCCCTCGTCGTCGGCGCGATGGCGTTCGTGGTGATCGGCCCGTGGAGCCTCGCCCACGGCGAGCTGAACCCGTTCCAGGACGCCTTCCTCGGCACCACCGTGGCGGATCTGCGCGGCTGGCTCGGCGCCGCCGGCCTCGCGCTCCTGGCCTTCGGCGCCGGCCTGCTGGCGACCCGCCTCGCCACCGGGTGGCTCGACCGGCGCTTCCTGCCCCATACGCGGCTCGATGCCGGGGCGCGCTACTCGGTCATCACGGTGGTTGGCTCAGGCGGCCTCGCCCTGACGCTGGTGATGGCGCTCGGCCAGCTCGGGGTGAACCCGCAGAGCCTCACGGTGATCGCCGGCGCCCTCTCGGTCGGCATCGGCTTCGGCCTCCAGAGCATCGTGTCGAACTTCGTCTCGGGGCTGATCGTGCTCGCCGAGCGGCCGATCCGGGTCGGCGACCTCGTCACCGTCAAGGGCGAGGAGGGCCGGGTGAAGCGGATCAGCGTGCGCTCCACCCTGATCGCCACCGGCGACCGCACCGACCTCGTGGTGCCGAACACCGATCTCATCACCTCGATCGTCCGCAACAAGACCCTCACGGACGACACCCAGCGCCTGCGCGTGCCGCTGATCCTCGACAAGGAGACCGACGTCGAGGTGCTGCACGAGATCCTGCTGAAGGTGGCGGAGCGCCACCCCAACGTCGCGGCCCATCCGGCTCCGAGCGCCCTCCTGATGCGGATCGGCGAGCACGGCCTCGAAGTCGAGGTGCGCTGCTTCCTGGTCGATCTCGCGGCGAGCGACGCGACCCGCAGCGAACTCAACACGATCTGGCTGACGCTGTTTCGCCGCGCCGGCATCAAGCTCGGCGGGCCGCCGGCGGCCTGA
- the proB gene encoding glutamate 5-kinase produces MLTIPAPRPPETPTLDQFRRVVLKVGSALLVDRARGRLRHAWLAALAEDIADLHGRGVDVLVVSSGSIALGRTVLNFAPGPLRLEESQAAAAVGQIALARHWSEALAHHGIVAGQILVTPQDTEERRRYLNARATTLKLLEERAVPVVNENDTVATSEIRYGDNDRLAARVATMIGADLLVLFSDIDGLYTAPPASDPGAEHLPVIARITPEIDAMAGGPASELSRGGMRTKVEAAKIAVAGGTHMMIADGRPKNPLKAVAAGARCSWFLAGSTPGAARKTWIAGSLEPRGTLTIDAGAARALQGGASLLPVGVVRVEGSFSRGDAVTIRARDGGVLGRGLVAYDSDDAGRILGRSSREIEAVLGYPGRAAMVHRDDLALVGD; encoded by the coding sequence ATGCTCACGATTCCAGCGCCCCGCCCGCCCGAGACCCCCACCCTCGACCAGTTCCGCCGCGTCGTCCTGAAGGTCGGCTCGGCGCTCCTCGTCGACCGGGCGCGGGGGCGGCTGCGGCATGCCTGGCTAGCGGCTCTGGCCGAGGACATCGCCGACCTGCACGGCCGCGGCGTCGACGTGCTGGTGGTCTCCTCCGGGTCGATCGCGCTCGGGCGCACGGTGCTCAACTTCGCCCCGGGCCCCCTGCGGCTGGAGGAGAGCCAGGCCGCCGCGGCGGTGGGGCAGATCGCGCTCGCCCGGCACTGGTCGGAGGCGCTCGCCCATCACGGCATCGTCGCCGGCCAGATCCTGGTGACGCCGCAGGACACCGAGGAGCGCCGGCGCTACCTCAACGCGCGGGCCACCACGCTCAAGCTCCTGGAGGAGCGCGCCGTCCCGGTCGTCAACGAGAACGACACGGTGGCGACCTCGGAGATCCGCTACGGCGACAACGACCGCCTCGCCGCCCGCGTCGCCACGATGATCGGCGCCGACCTGCTGGTGCTGTTCTCCGACATCGACGGGCTCTACACCGCCCCGCCGGCGAGCGACCCGGGCGCCGAGCACCTGCCGGTGATCGCCCGGATCACCCCGGAGATCGACGCCATGGCGGGAGGGCCCGCCTCGGAACTGTCCCGCGGCGGCATGCGCACCAAGGTCGAGGCGGCCAAGATCGCGGTCGCGGGCGGCACCCACATGATGATCGCCGACGGGCGCCCGAAGAACCCGCTCAAGGCGGTGGCGGCGGGCGCGCGCTGCTCGTGGTTCCTCGCCGGCTCGACGCCGGGCGCGGCCCGCAAGACCTGGATCGCCGGTTCGCTGGAGCCGCGCGGCACCCTGACGATCGATGCCGGCGCGGCCCGCGCGCTCCAGGGCGGGGCGAGCCTACTGCCGGTCGGCGTGGTACGGGTCGAGGGCAGCTTCAGCCGCGGCGACGCGGTGACGATCCGGGCCCGCGACGGCGGGGTTCTCGGCCGCGGCCTCGTCGCCTACGACAGCGACGATGCCGGGCGCATCCTCGGACGGTCGAGCCGGGAGATCGAGGCGGTCTTAGGCTATCCGGGCCGGGCCGCCATGGTGCACCGGGACGACCTCGCCCTGGTGGGCGACTGA
- a CDS encoding type II toxin-antitoxin system VapC family toxin, which produces MIAVDTSALLAIAFGEPEAQTFLAALAREDCVLGTPTALEAHIAVERRGEPDATAILRDLMVLSNLTLLPFTAAHTFIAQQAFDRYGKGRGHPASLNFGDCLCYAIAKRDNLPLLFKGNDLSRTDLVPAVSVRP; this is translated from the coding sequence ATGATCGCGGTCGATACGTCGGCGCTGCTCGCCATAGCCTTCGGCGAGCCGGAGGCGCAAACCTTTCTCGCCGCTTTGGCGCGGGAAGACTGTGTCTTGGGCACACCGACAGCCCTGGAAGCGCATATCGCCGTCGAGCGCCGCGGCGAGCCCGATGCGACAGCCATCCTGCGTGATCTCATGGTGCTCTCGAATCTTACACTCCTCCCTTTTACGGCAGCCCATACCTTCATCGCTCAACAGGCATTCGATCGGTACGGGAAAGGTCGCGGGCATCCCGCGTCCTTAAATTTCGGCGACTGCTTGTGCTACGCGATCGCCAAGCGTGACAATCTTCCTCTGTTGTTCAAGGGGAACGATTTAAGCAGGACGGACCTCGTGCCTGCCGTGAGCGTACGGCCATGA
- a CDS encoding type II toxin-antitoxin system VapB family antitoxin, producing the protein MAEPLIIDSNETLRLVRRLAKRLGTTPDDAVAQALRAYDETSAARALMAPRQPLRDREAFIADILAHGAAVRAKLPPGTNSDHSDLYDEDGLPR; encoded by the coding sequence ATGGCCGAGCCTCTGATCATCGACAGCAACGAGACGCTGCGGCTGGTCCGCCGTCTCGCGAAGCGTCTCGGGACAACCCCGGACGACGCCGTCGCGCAGGCGCTACGGGCCTATGACGAGACGTCGGCGGCGCGTGCCCTGATGGCTCCGCGGCAACCCCTTCGGGATCGGGAAGCCTTCATCGCCGACATCCTGGCGCACGGCGCGGCTGTCAGGGCCAAGCTGCCGCCGGGGACGAACTCCGATCACAGCGACCTCTACGACGAGGATGGCCTGCCGCGATGA
- the obgE gene encoding GTPase ObgE, which translates to MKFLDEAKVYVRSGDGGAGCVSFRREKFIEFGGPDGGDGGRGGDVWIECVEGLNTLIDYRYQQHFKARKGEHGSGRNRAGAKGEDVVLKVPAGTEILSEDRETLIADMTTVGQRVRLAKGGNGGFGNAYFTTSTNRAPKHANPGLEGQEHWLWLRLKLIADAGLVGLPNAGKSTFLAAVTAAKPKIADYPFTTLHPGLGVVRVDTREFVLADIPGLIEGAHEGIGLGDKFLAHVERCRVLLHLVEGTSEDAGAAYRLVRTELEAYGHGLEEKPEVVALSKADVLDPETLALQVERLEAETGQKPLVLSSATRQGVTEALRTLMARMDEAAAEAPVERAAWQP; encoded by the coding sequence GTGAAGTTCCTCGACGAGGCCAAGGTCTACGTCCGCTCGGGAGACGGCGGCGCCGGCTGCGTCTCGTTCCGGCGGGAGAAGTTCATCGAGTTCGGCGGGCCCGACGGCGGCGATGGCGGCCGGGGCGGCGACGTCTGGATCGAGTGCGTCGAGGGGCTGAACACCCTGATCGACTACCGCTACCAGCAGCACTTCAAGGCGCGCAAGGGCGAGCACGGCTCGGGCCGCAACCGCGCGGGGGCCAAGGGCGAGGACGTGGTGCTGAAGGTGCCGGCCGGCACCGAGATCCTGTCCGAGGACCGCGAGACCCTGATCGCCGACATGACCACGGTCGGCCAGCGGGTGCGTCTCGCCAAGGGCGGCAATGGCGGCTTCGGCAACGCCTACTTCACCACCTCGACGAACCGCGCCCCGAAACACGCCAATCCGGGACTGGAAGGCCAGGAGCACTGGCTCTGGCTGCGCCTCAAGCTCATCGCCGATGCGGGCCTCGTCGGGCTGCCGAACGCCGGGAAGTCGACCTTCCTGGCGGCCGTCACGGCCGCGAAGCCCAAGATCGCCGACTACCCCTTCACCACCCTGCATCCGGGCCTCGGCGTGGTACGGGTCGACACCCGCGAATTCGTGCTCGCCGACATCCCGGGGCTGATCGAGGGCGCGCACGAGGGCATCGGCCTCGGCGACAAGTTCCTGGCCCATGTCGAGCGCTGCCGGGTGCTGCTCCACCTCGTCGAGGGCACGAGCGAGGATGCCGGCGCCGCCTACCGGCTGGTGCGCACCGAGCTCGAGGCTTACGGCCACGGCCTGGAGGAGAAGCCCGAGGTGGTCGCCCTCTCGAAGGCGGACGTCCTCGATCCCGAGACCCTGGCGCTCCAGGTCGAGCGGCTTGAGGCGGAGACCGGCCAGAAGCCGCTCGTCCTGTCCTCGGCGACGCGGCAGGGCGTGACCGAGGCCCTGCGCACCCTGATGGCGCGGATGGACGAGGCGGCGGCGGAGGCACCGGTGGAGCGGGCGGCCTGGCAGCCTTGA
- a CDS encoding GNAT family N-acetyltransferase has protein sequence MFPDLTRDDVFRLETRRLWLRWARQADAQALVRFAGEKAVAGMTARIPHPLDPPTVDRFILESRQANADGRALVMAITPRRHPTQAIGIVSIEPDPDGAPHLGYWLGTPHWGQGLATEAARAMIDAFFAYTEGSELTSSARVVNPASRRVLEKCGFASVGSGLQAFPARGGVFPVDRFRLDRRAWDSLKTWHAAGLVFERHDRPECRAGA, from the coding sequence ATGTTTCCCGACCTCACCCGCGACGATGTCTTCCGGCTCGAGACCCGGAGGCTGTGGCTGCGCTGGGCCCGTCAGGCCGACGCGCAAGCCCTCGTCCGTTTCGCCGGTGAGAAAGCCGTAGCCGGGATGACCGCGCGCATTCCGCATCCGCTCGATCCGCCGACCGTGGACAGGTTCATCCTCGAATCGCGGCAGGCCAATGCGGACGGGCGGGCACTCGTCATGGCGATCACGCCGCGGCGGCACCCGACCCAGGCGATCGGCATCGTCAGCATCGAGCCCGATCCGGACGGCGCGCCGCATCTCGGCTACTGGCTCGGCACGCCGCATTGGGGCCAGGGCCTCGCGACGGAAGCCGCGCGGGCGATGATCGACGCCTTCTTCGCCTATACGGAGGGGAGCGAGCTCACCTCGTCGGCCCGGGTCGTCAACCCGGCCTCGCGGCGGGTGCTGGAGAAGTGCGGCTTCGCCTCGGTCGGCTCCGGCCTGCAGGCCTTCCCGGCCCGCGGCGGCGTCTTCCCGGTCGACCGTTTCCGGCTCGACCGGCGGGCCTGGGACAGCCTGAAGACCTGGCACGCCGCCGGCCTCGTCTTCGAGCGTCACGACCGGCCGGAATGCCGGGCCGGCGCCTGA
- the rpmA gene encoding 50S ribosomal protein L27, whose protein sequence is MAHKKAGGSSRNGRDSAGRRLGVKKFGSESVIAGNIIVRQRGTKWHPGVNVGMGTDHTLFALTDGRVQFITKRGRAFVTVVANDAAPALEAAE, encoded by the coding sequence CAGGCGGTTCGTCCCGCAACGGTCGCGATTCGGCTGGTCGTCGTCTCGGCGTGAAGAAGTTCGGCAGCGAGTCCGTCATCGCCGGCAACATCATCGTGCGTCAGCGCGGCACCAAGTGGCATCCCGGCGTGAACGTCGGCATGGGCACCGACCACACCCTCTTCGCGCTCACCGACGGCCGCGTGCAATTTATCACCAAACGAGGCCGCGCCTTCGTAACGGTCGTCGCCAACGACGCCGCCCCGGCCCTGGAGGCCGCAGAGTAA